The sequence GGATTACGAGTCCGGCATGCAAACCAGCTACCGCTTCAATTCTTACATGGCGCTAGCGCTGGCGGCACGGCTGGGCGGCGAGCAGGCCACCGGCATGATGGCTCTGCTGATCGGCTTCGGCGTGCCTTTGTGCAACCTGGCCGCAGTGCATGCGCTGGCGCACAAAAGCGGCGGCTTGTTCAAGGAACTGGCGCGCAATCCCTTGCTGATCGCCACCGCCTGCGGCCTGCTGTACAGTTTGAGCGGCTTGCCGCTGCCGGAAGTGGCCGGCGCGGTCCTGTCGCGGCTGGGCAACGCCGCACTGGCGCTGGGCTTGCTGCTGGTCGGCGCAGGCCTGCGCTTGAGCGGAGTGCATCAGGCCAAGGCGCTGTCTGCTTACTTCCTGACGCTCAAGCTGATGGCAGTGCCAACCATCGCCTGGCTGCTGGGACAGTGGGCCGGCCTGGCGCCGTCGCAACTGCAGATCGTCGTGCTGTTCTGCGCCTTGCCTACTGCTTCCAGCGCTTACATCCTGGCCGCGCGCATGGGCGGCAACGGCCCGTTGGTGGCTTTCCTGATTTCTGCCGGCACCATGCTGTCAGCCCTGACGCTGCCGTTCTGGCTGTGGCTGCTGCAACACTGAGTTACCGTTCAGGCGCCGTGCTGCTGCAAGGCCCACGCCACATGTTCGCGCACCAGTTCTGAGGGGTCGGCGCTACGCGCCTGCAGCGCCGCGATGATTTCCGGCGTGCTGATGCCTGTCGCGGCGGCGTTGCCGAGACCTACCGCCATGTTGCGCAGCCAGCGCTCATGGCCGATGCGGCGGATAGGACTGCCTTCCATGCGGCTGTTGAACTGTTCCTCGCTCCAGCCGAACAGCTCTACCAGCGTGGCCTGGTCGAGGCCGTTGCGCACATCGAAATCGCCCAGCGTCGACGGCTGGGCAAATTTGTTCCAGGGACAAAACAGCTGGCAATCGTCGCAGCCGTAGACGCGGTTGCCGATCAAGGGCCGTAGTTCCAGCGGGATGCTGCCTTTCAGTTCGATCGTCAGATAAGAGATGCAACGACGTGCATCGAGGCGGTAAGGACCGACAATGGCCTGGGTCGGACAGACGTCGATACAAGCGCTGCACTGGCCGCAATGCGCGCTGGTGGGCGGGTCGACCGGTAGCGGCAAGTCAGTCAGGATTTCGCCGAGGAAGAAGAAGGAACCGGCTTCGCGGTTGAGCAGCAAGGTATGTTTGCCACGCCAGCCGAGACCGGCCTTCTGCGCCAGCGCCACTTCCATCACCGGCGCCGAATCGGTAAACACGCGGTAGCCGAACTCGCCGATCTCGCCCTTGATGCGGTCGGCCAGCTGTTGCAGGCGCGAGCGGATCACCTTGTGATAATCGCGGCCGCGGGCGTACAGCGAAATGGTGGCCGTGGCGGCGGCGGCCGGCGCCAGGCGCGCCTGTTCAAGCGGACGCCACTGGCCGGGCGCATCCTGGTAGCCGCGCGGCAGATAATCCATGCGCACCGCAATCGCCCGGATCGTCCCCGGCACCAGTTCCGCCGGACGGGCGCGCTTCATTCCGTGCGCTGCCATATAATCCATCTCACCGTGGTAGCCGAGTTCGAGCCAGGCCTGGAATCCAGCCTCTTGCTCGGCCAGGTCGACGTCGCTGATGCGGATATCGGCAAAACCCAGTTCGCGCCCCCATGCCTTGATGGCGACGGCGAGCGCCGCCAGATCCGGATCCGGCGGGTTTTGCCCGGTGAAGTGCTGCTGCGTGACGGCCATGGCTGGTGCGGTTTTAAGAGACACAATTGAATTTACTATAGAAGGACTATGTTACGAGATGCCGCATTTTACAACCCACCTGCATGATGAAGCCGGCACCAATGCCTTGGGCGCCGCTCTAGCGCGTGCTTTGCTGCCCGGTTTGGCGATCCATTTGCATGGCGATCTGGGGGCAGGCAAGACCGCGCTGACGCGCGCGCTGCTGCATGCCGCCGGTCACCAGGGCCATGTAAAAAGTCCCACTTATACTTTAGTGGAACCTTATTCCATCCAGATAGACAAACACAGCGTCGAAATCATGCACTTCGACCTGTATCGGATGGCCAGTCCGGACGAATTTCTGGAGGCTGGTTTCCGCGAATATTTCAACCAAAGCACCATCTGCATCGTCGAATGGCCGGAAAAAGCCGCCGCAGCGTTGCCGCCACCCGACATCAGCGTATTACTCAGCGTTTCCCATGTTTCCAGTATTTCCAACACGGGACGTGATGTAGAATTGCAGGCGTTATCTGATAAGGGTAGTCAATGTCTCGCTCGACTGAAATTTGCACCAAACCTCTAACATCGAAGACCCGCCGCACCGTCTTGAAGGCGGGCGGCACCCTGCTCATTTCAGTGCTGGTGCCAAGCGTGGCGCGCGCCGCGCAAATTGTTGCGGTACGGGTCTGGCCGGCGGACGACTACACCCGCGTCACCCTGGAAAACGATTCGGACCTGAAAACCACGCACTTCGTGGTGCAGAATCCGGACCGCATGGTGGTCGACATCGAAGGCATCGAACTGAATTCGACGCTGAAGGAACTGGTCGCCAAGATCCAGCCTAACGATCCCTATATCAAGCAGGTACGTGTGGGCCAAAACCGCCCGGGCGTGGTGCGCCTGGTGTTCGACCTCAAGGAAGAAGTCAAACCCCAGGTCTTCACGCTGCCGCCGGTGGCCGGCTACCAGCACCGGCTGGTGTTCGACCTGTATCCGGTCAACCCGCCCGACCCGATCGCGATGATGATCGAAAAAGGCGAATGGCCCTCCGCCAATCCGGGCGAAGTAGCACCACCGGTGGCGCAGACCAAGCCTGATCCGAAACCGACGCCGCCCTTGCAGCCGCAGCCGGAACAGCCGCAGATCGCCAAAATCGATCCCAAGCCGGACCGCACATCCAACCTGACGCGCATGATCACCATCGCGCTTGATCCCGGCCATGGCGGCGAAGATCCGGGCGCCACCGGCAGCGGCGGCAATCACGAAAAACACGTGGTGCTGTCGATCGCCAAGCGCCTCAAGGCCAGGATCGAACAGCAACCGAACATGCGGGTGATGCTGACGCGCGACGCCGATTTCTTCGTGCCGCTCGGCGTGCGCGTACAAAAAGCGCGCAAGGTGCAGGCCGACCTGTTTGTCTCTATCCACGCCGATGCATTTGTAACGCCGTCGGCGCGCGGCTCATCGGTGTTTGCCTTGTCGGAAAAAGGCGCCAGCTCGACCGCAGCGCGCTGGCTGGCCAACAAGGAAAACTCGGCCGACATGATCGGCGGCATCAACATCAAGAGCCATGACCGCCAGCTGGCCAGCGTGCTGCTCGACCTCTCGACCACGGCGCAGATCAGCGACAGCATGAAGCTGGGCGGCGCGGTACTGGGCGAAATCGGCGGCATCAACAAGCTGCACAAAGGCTCGGTGGAACAGGCCGGCTTTGCCGTGCTGAAGGCGCCGGACATTCCGAGCATCCTGATCGAAACCGCCTTCATCTCCAATCCGGAAGAAGAAGCCAAGCTGACCGACAATGCCTACCAGGACCAGATGGCGGATGCCATCCTGAAAGGCATCAAGAAGTACTTTGCCCGTAATCCACCGCTGGCAAGAAATGTTCTAACCTGATGTCCTGACCTGAAACCCGTCAAGCCGGAACGATGCCAAAACAACAAGGGCGCGCTGCAAATCTGCAGCGCGCCCTTGTTGCATTTCAAACCGTGTTTAGCTGCTTACGCGCCGCGCATCTTCTTGTAGAACTTCCACAAGCCACCCAGCGCCACCGGCACCACTGCCGCGCCGACCCCGACCAGCACGATGGTGTTGAGGTGATCGCGGATCACAGGGATATTGCCGAAGAAATAGCCGGCCGAAACCAGGCCGACCACCCAGATCAGGGCGCCGGTAATATTAAAGAACTGGAATTTGGAGAAATTCATTTCC comes from Collimonas pratensis and encodes:
- a CDS encoding AEC family transporter, which gives rise to MYIVNLLLPDFSLILLGVVLHRVSNWGSAFWTGAEKLVYFLLFPALLFYSTARTQLSFDTSGKMLAVGMCALAGSIILTWLGKPWIKAAPMDYESGMQTSYRFNSYMALALAARLGGEQATGMMALLIGFGVPLCNLAAVHALAHKSGGLFKELARNPLLIATACGLLYSLSGLPLPEVAGAVLSRLGNAALALGLLLVGAGLRLSGVHQAKALSAYFLTLKLMAVPTIAWLLGQWAGLAPSQLQIVVLFCALPTASSAYILAARMGGNGPLVAFLISAGTMLSALTLPFWLWLLQH
- the queG gene encoding tRNA epoxyqueuosine(34) reductase QueG, with amino-acid sequence MAVTQQHFTGQNPPDPDLAALAVAIKAWGRELGFADIRISDVDLAEQEAGFQAWLELGYHGEMDYMAAHGMKRARPAELVPGTIRAIAVRMDYLPRGYQDAPGQWRPLEQARLAPAAAATATISLYARGRDYHKVIRSRLQQLADRIKGEIGEFGYRVFTDSAPVMEVALAQKAGLGWRGKHTLLLNREAGSFFFLGEILTDLPLPVDPPTSAHCGQCSACIDVCPTQAIVGPYRLDARRCISYLTIELKGSIPLELRPLIGNRVYGCDDCQLFCPWNKFAQPSTLGDFDVRNGLDQATLVELFGWSEEQFNSRMEGSPIRRIGHERWLRNMAVGLGNAAATGISTPEIIAALQARSADPSELVREHVAWALQQHGA
- the tsaE gene encoding tRNA (adenosine(37)-N6)-threonylcarbamoyltransferase complex ATPase subunit type 1 TsaE, encoding MPHFTTHLHDEAGTNALGAALARALLPGLAIHLHGDLGAGKTALTRALLHAAGHQGHVKSPTYTLVEPYSIQIDKHSVEIMHFDLYRMASPDEFLEAGFREYFNQSTICIVEWPEKAAAALPPPDISVLLSVSHVSSISNTGRDVELQALSDKGSQCLARLKFAPNL
- a CDS encoding N-acetylmuramoyl-L-alanine amidase, yielding MSRSTEICTKPLTSKTRRTVLKAGGTLLISVLVPSVARAAQIVAVRVWPADDYTRVTLENDSDLKTTHFVVQNPDRMVVDIEGIELNSTLKELVAKIQPNDPYIKQVRVGQNRPGVVRLVFDLKEEVKPQVFTLPPVAGYQHRLVFDLYPVNPPDPIAMMIEKGEWPSANPGEVAPPVAQTKPDPKPTPPLQPQPEQPQIAKIDPKPDRTSNLTRMITIALDPGHGGEDPGATGSGGNHEKHVVLSIAKRLKARIEQQPNMRVMLTRDADFFVPLGVRVQKARKVQADLFVSIHADAFVTPSARGSSVFALSEKGASSTAARWLANKENSADMIGGINIKSHDRQLASVLLDLSTTAQISDSMKLGGAVLGEIGGINKLHKGSVEQAGFAVLKAPDIPSILIETAFISNPEEEAKLTDNAYQDQMADAILKGIKKYFARNPPLARNVLT